TATGTCTTTGAAGGCGTAGTTCCCGTTGCTTGTGGATAAATCCAGATTTTAGGAGCTTCAGCTCCCTTTTGTAATATGGAGGGGAGATTTAGGGCTAATTTCTGTATAACAATAGCGCTTCCTGTGGAACTTGGACTTGTTGCTCCTTTGCCTGCTGAGGCTATAACAGCACGGTTTCCTAAACGTAAAATACCTTCATTTTGAGTGAGCTTATAAAGAGCTAGCATGGCTTTATCTTCGACAGCAACAACGCCGTAGTTAATTAGCGAAGTGTTTCTTAAATAACTGCAATAGTCTTGTTCTAGAGTGGAATATTGTGGAACATGAGCCCCTGAAAATAGTACTGTTCCTAAATGATAGCTTTCAGGATTGAATGTTAATACGTGACTGGTTGTGTGCTCATGTTCAATGGGATCATAAAATGCAGCGCGAAAGCCCTCTCTAGCTCCAACGTGAAGCTTTACCCCTCCCTTGTCTCCTCCTGAATGTATGGCGTTTCTTTTAACTGGAGTGTCGTTGTTGATGGTAAGATTTCCATCAAAGATAATGTCGCCGTAATCAGCTGATAAATAAAAGAAGATTGCTTGTGTAGTGTTATTTTGTATAGCTCCTCCGGAAGATGAGGAGTTATTTAAAAACATTACTGGTCCATTATCTTTTAGGGTAAGGGTATTTGTCATAATAGCGCCAGCATTAGATTTGGAATTATTATGAGCAAAAATTATTCCCTGACGGTTGTTTGTCATTGAGATAGCATAGCAGTAAATAGCTCCCCCACTCCCGGCCTCAAAAGAGGAGTTGTTTATGAAGCTAATCTTTTCAAAGTTGTCAGTAACTGAGACATTGATTCCTAAAATACTGCCAGCAAGGGCTGCTTGATTGTCTGTAAATGAGATGGGAGATTTATTTTTAGAGATGGTGATATTTGTTGCATGTAAGCATCCACCGCTACTTCCGCTTTTTGTGCATTTATTATCTCTAAAGGTTATTTCCCCATCATTATTGATAATATCAATATTAGCTGCATATGCAGCACCGCCTCGTGATGCACAGATGTTATTTAAAAACTCTATAGGGCCGCGATTATCCAAGATTTTTAGTGTAGAGCTGCAGTTAATTGCTCCACCATTTCTGTCGGATACATATGCTAAATTATTGATAAACGAGCAGAGCTGCTTGTTATTTGAAATAGTGCAATTTGTAGAAAATATAGCACCACCACTACCTTTGGTGGTGTTTTCTCGAAATATTACCGGACCAAAATTATTTGTGATATTGAGGTTTCTGGAGAGGACCCCCCCCCCCCCCGAACCGGTAACGGACAATAGATGATTTACGCAAAAATGATTGTTATTGCTTATCTCAAAATCAGCATTTTGGTCGTGAAGTTTCCCTCTTGAAGTAAGGGGATTTAAGCAAATCTTATCTGTTCTTTCGGAGCTAGGCAACAAATTGCGTTCTGCTGCCAAGCAGGATATTTGATAAGAGCAAGTTATTAAGCTAGCTAGCAAAATAAATGAGCAGGCGTAGGGATACATACAGGGAAACTAAGATCTAAGATCACACACACATTTCCGCCTATACGCTAAGAAATATTGAATTGTCTAGAGTTTTGTATGGAGAAGGGCTTGCCAGCAAAGGCATGTTGTGAGGTTGGACACCCTGCGGAGCTCGCATGCTTTTACTTGTAAGTTGCTGTTAGCATATAGTTAAAAGTTTAGCGAATTCCCTACAGATAAGGAATAAGAGATTACTGAGGTTTTATTTTTTATGATCTCTGTAACAAAGACGGGGATAGCTAGGGTTATAATTTCCTGAATGAAGAAGAACAGATCACAAAGCAAGATTACGTTACTTATGCTTTAGGATTTTTCCTGTATAGGTGGGGCTTTATTTAGAATTTTATATTCGGAGAAGTTGTTAAGAAAAAAAGGAGAGAAAAATCCCTAGGGCGATGAATCCTTCTCTCGCTAGCTTGTGAAAATTAGAATTTACTTTGTAGACCTGTCGCTATACGATGATTTGCTAAAGCTCTTTT
This window of the Chlamydia sp. BM-2023 genome carries:
- a CDS encoding polymorphic outer membrane protein middle domain-containing protein, whose protein sequence is MYPYACSFILLASLITCSYQISCLAAERNLLPSSERTDKICLNPLTSRGKLHDQNADFEISNNNHFCVNHLLSVTGSGGGGVLSRNLNITNNFGPVIFRENTTKGSGGAIFSTNCTISNNKQLCSFINNLAYVSDRNGGAINCSSTLKILDNRGPIEFLNNICASRGGAAYAANIDIINNDGEITFRDNKCTKSGSSGGCLHATNITISKNKSPISFTDNQAALAGSILGINVSVTDNFEKISFINNSSFEAGSGGAIYCYAISMTNNRQGIIFAHNNSKSNAGAIMTNTLTLKDNGPVMFLNNSSSSGGAIQNNTTQAIFFYLSADYGDIIFDGNLTINNDTPVKRNAIHSGGDKGGVKLHVGAREGFRAAFYDPIEHEHTTSHVLTFNPESYHLGTVLFSGAHVPQYSTLEQDYCSYLRNTSLINYGVVAVEDKAMLALYKLTQNEGILRLGNRAVIASAGKGATSPSSTGSAIVIQKLALNLPSILQKGAEAPKIWIYPQATGTTPSKTYSEDTNPSITISGDLILLDNDNQDPFDSLDLSGGITKVPFLYLCDNKSNKINIDDLNIEAINDAVHYGYQGIWSPHWETYTTTAGTTLETANTSHRILYADWTPTHYIPNPKYRADIISNALWQSAYNVITGLHTLESSPREASNREIAGGALGAYIAQKTRKAIPGFNLFSKGYSAKAQGSSETKHNFALSFAQFYSQIKELKTKNTVSSNCYFTGAQLQIPWFYDVITTASVGYGYSHNKVKTQDKEQKATSEGKFHGNTLGAELACMLPEGSISNMLFRPFVKALGVRASQESFTETGSNIRFFKVKTPLTNVTLPLGIYCHKENKTLLPTSWEFQFAYTPTVYRKKPKVITLRTVSKGLWLTSGTHVDRHSGSAVIKNTTTFKNMSLGINYRGDFSKSTLCNFLNVTSEIKF